The proteins below come from a single Scatophagus argus isolate fScaArg1 chromosome 15, fScaArg1.pri, whole genome shotgun sequence genomic window:
- the dpysl5a gene encoding dihydropyrimidinase-related protein 5a isoform X2, which yields MSSSSAMARILIKGGKVVNDDCTQEADVYIENGIIQQVGKELMIPGGAKVIDASGKLVIPGGIDTSVHLEESFMNAITADDFYSGTKAALAGGTTMVIGHVLPEKNESLLEAYEKCRSSADSKSCCDYALHVGVTWWGPKVRAEMEKLVREQGVNSFQMFMAYKDMFMLRDSELFQALQHCKDIGAIARVHAENGELVAEGAKEALDLGISGPEGIEISRPEELEAEATHRAITIGNRAHCPIYLVSVSSMAAGDVVATAKMHGKVVHGEITTAHAVLNGMQYYHHDWAHAAAHVTVPPLRLDPSTPNFLMSLLGNDTLNVVASDHRPFTVKQRAMGKDDFTKIPHGLPGIQDRMSVIWEKGVIGGKIDENRFVAVTSSNAAKIYNLYPRKGRIIPGADADVVVWDPEGSKTISVDNQLQGGDVNLYEGLRCHGVPLVTVSRGRLVYENGMFTCAEGSGKFCPLRTFPDYLYKKMVQRAKCQAVKAVEREPYIGEVVAVANSGKRDHGAPDLDTPTRPCTRHGGVRDLHESSFSLSGAQIDDNIPKRSSARILAPPGGRSSGIW from the exons ATGTCTTCCAGCTCAGCGATGGCGCGGATCCTGATCAAGGGCGGCAAGGTGGTGAACGACGACTGCACGCAGGAGGCCGACGTCTACATCGAGAATGGCATCATTCAGCAGGTGGGGAAGGAGCTGATGATTCCAGGAGGAGCCAAAGTGATCGACGCCTCGGGAAAACTGGTCATCCCGGGGGGTATTGACACCAGCGTCCACCTGGAGGAGAGCTTCATGAACGCGATCACGGCAGATGACTTCTACAGCGGCACCAAG gCTGCTCTAGCTGGAGGTACAACAATGGTGATCGGACACGTTCTTCCAGAGAAGAACGAGTCTTTGCTGGAAGCCTATGAGAAGTGCCGCAGCTCGGCGGACTCCAAAAGCTGCTGCGACTACGCTCTGCACGTGGGAGTCACTTGGTGGGGACCCAAG GTGCGAGCTGAGATGGAGAAGCTGGTGAGAGAGCAAGGAGTGAATTCCTTCCAGATGTTCATGGCCTACAAGGACATGTTCATGCTGAGGGACAGCGAGCTCTTCCAGGCTCTGCAGCACTGTAAGGACATCGGAGCTATAGCGAGAGTCCATGCAGAGAACGGTGAACTGGTGGCAGAG GGTGCAAAAGAAGCATTGGATCTGGGCATCAGTGGCCCAGAGGGGATTGAAATCAGCAGGCCTGAAGAG CTGGAAGCAGAGGCGACCCACAGGGCAATTACCATCGGCAACAGG GCCCACTGCCCGATCTATCTGGTCAGCGTATCCAGTATGGCTGCAGGAGACGTAGTGGCTACAGCCAAGATGCACG GTAAGGTGGTCCACGGTGAAATAACCACGGCCCACGCTGTGCTGAACGGCATGCAGTACTATCACCACGACTGGGCCCACGCTGCTGCCCACGTTACAGTGCCTCCTCTCCGCCTGGACCCCAGCACTCCCAATTTCCTAATGAGCCTGCTGGGAAA TGACACTCTGAATGTCGTGGCGTCCGACCACCGTCCATTCACCGTCAAACAGAGAGCCATGGGCAAGGACGATTTCACAAAGATCCCCCATGGGCTTCCCGGCATTCAGGATCGCATGAGCGTCATCTGGGAGAAAGGAGTG ATTGGAGGTAAGATTGATGAGAATCGCTTTGTAGCAGTCACAAGCTCCAATGCAGCCAAGATCTACAACCTCTACCCCAGGAAAGGGAGGATCATCCCAGGAGCAGATGCTGATGTGGTGGTCTGGGACCCAGAGGGATCCAA GACCATTTCTGTGGACAACCAGCTCCAGGGGGGAGATGTAAACCTGTATGAAGGCCTCCGTTGTCATGGCGTACCCCTGGTCACCGTCAGCCGTGGCCGTCTGGTCTATGAAAATGGCATGTTCACGTGTGCCGAGGGCTCTGGAAAGTTTTGTCCCCTGAGAACCTTCCCAGATTACCTTTACAAGAAGATGGTTCAGAGGGCAAAG TGCCAGGCTGTGAAAGCTGTTGAACGGGAGCCCTACATAGGTGAAGTTGTTGCGGTGGCCAACTCAGGAAAGAGGGACCATGGCGCTCCAGACCTGGACACTCCGACCCGCCCCTGCACTCGGCACGGGGGAGTGAGGGACCTCCACGAGTCCAGCTTCAGCCTGTCTG GTGCCCAGATCGATGACAACATTCCAAAGAGATCCTCAGCCAGGATCCTCGCTCCTCCTGGAGGTAGATCCAGCGGGATCTGGTAA
- the dpysl5a gene encoding dihydropyrimidinase-related protein 5a isoform X1, translating to MRSIAMSSSSAMARILIKGGKVVNDDCTQEADVYIENGIIQQVGKELMIPGGAKVIDASGKLVIPGGIDTSVHLEESFMNAITADDFYSGTKAALAGGTTMVIGHVLPEKNESLLEAYEKCRSSADSKSCCDYALHVGVTWWGPKVRAEMEKLVREQGVNSFQMFMAYKDMFMLRDSELFQALQHCKDIGAIARVHAENGELVAEGAKEALDLGISGPEGIEISRPEELEAEATHRAITIGNRAHCPIYLVSVSSMAAGDVVATAKMHGKVVHGEITTAHAVLNGMQYYHHDWAHAAAHVTVPPLRLDPSTPNFLMSLLGNDTLNVVASDHRPFTVKQRAMGKDDFTKIPHGLPGIQDRMSVIWEKGVIGGKIDENRFVAVTSSNAAKIYNLYPRKGRIIPGADADVVVWDPEGSKTISVDNQLQGGDVNLYEGLRCHGVPLVTVSRGRLVYENGMFTCAEGSGKFCPLRTFPDYLYKKMVQRAKCQAVKAVEREPYIGEVVAVANSGKRDHGAPDLDTPTRPCTRHGGVRDLHESSFSLSGAQIDDNIPKRSSARILAPPGGRSSGIW from the exons ATGAG ATCTATAGCCATGTCTTCCAGCTCAGCGATGGCGCGGATCCTGATCAAGGGCGGCAAGGTGGTGAACGACGACTGCACGCAGGAGGCCGACGTCTACATCGAGAATGGCATCATTCAGCAGGTGGGGAAGGAGCTGATGATTCCAGGAGGAGCCAAAGTGATCGACGCCTCGGGAAAACTGGTCATCCCGGGGGGTATTGACACCAGCGTCCACCTGGAGGAGAGCTTCATGAACGCGATCACGGCAGATGACTTCTACAGCGGCACCAAG gCTGCTCTAGCTGGAGGTACAACAATGGTGATCGGACACGTTCTTCCAGAGAAGAACGAGTCTTTGCTGGAAGCCTATGAGAAGTGCCGCAGCTCGGCGGACTCCAAAAGCTGCTGCGACTACGCTCTGCACGTGGGAGTCACTTGGTGGGGACCCAAG GTGCGAGCTGAGATGGAGAAGCTGGTGAGAGAGCAAGGAGTGAATTCCTTCCAGATGTTCATGGCCTACAAGGACATGTTCATGCTGAGGGACAGCGAGCTCTTCCAGGCTCTGCAGCACTGTAAGGACATCGGAGCTATAGCGAGAGTCCATGCAGAGAACGGTGAACTGGTGGCAGAG GGTGCAAAAGAAGCATTGGATCTGGGCATCAGTGGCCCAGAGGGGATTGAAATCAGCAGGCCTGAAGAG CTGGAAGCAGAGGCGACCCACAGGGCAATTACCATCGGCAACAGG GCCCACTGCCCGATCTATCTGGTCAGCGTATCCAGTATGGCTGCAGGAGACGTAGTGGCTACAGCCAAGATGCACG GTAAGGTGGTCCACGGTGAAATAACCACGGCCCACGCTGTGCTGAACGGCATGCAGTACTATCACCACGACTGGGCCCACGCTGCTGCCCACGTTACAGTGCCTCCTCTCCGCCTGGACCCCAGCACTCCCAATTTCCTAATGAGCCTGCTGGGAAA TGACACTCTGAATGTCGTGGCGTCCGACCACCGTCCATTCACCGTCAAACAGAGAGCCATGGGCAAGGACGATTTCACAAAGATCCCCCATGGGCTTCCCGGCATTCAGGATCGCATGAGCGTCATCTGGGAGAAAGGAGTG ATTGGAGGTAAGATTGATGAGAATCGCTTTGTAGCAGTCACAAGCTCCAATGCAGCCAAGATCTACAACCTCTACCCCAGGAAAGGGAGGATCATCCCAGGAGCAGATGCTGATGTGGTGGTCTGGGACCCAGAGGGATCCAA GACCATTTCTGTGGACAACCAGCTCCAGGGGGGAGATGTAAACCTGTATGAAGGCCTCCGTTGTCATGGCGTACCCCTGGTCACCGTCAGCCGTGGCCGTCTGGTCTATGAAAATGGCATGTTCACGTGTGCCGAGGGCTCTGGAAAGTTTTGTCCCCTGAGAACCTTCCCAGATTACCTTTACAAGAAGATGGTTCAGAGGGCAAAG TGCCAGGCTGTGAAAGCTGTTGAACGGGAGCCCTACATAGGTGAAGTTGTTGCGGTGGCCAACTCAGGAAAGAGGGACCATGGCGCTCCAGACCTGGACACTCCGACCCGCCCCTGCACTCGGCACGGGGGAGTGAGGGACCTCCACGAGTCCAGCTTCAGCCTGTCTG GTGCCCAGATCGATGACAACATTCCAAAGAGATCCTCAGCCAGGATCCTCGCTCCTCCTGGAGGTAGATCCAGCGGGATCTGGTAA
- the mapre3a gene encoding microtubule-associated protein RP/EB family member 3a isoform X2 yields MAVNVYATSVSIDNLSRHDMLAWVNDSLHLTYTKIEQLCSGAAYCQFMDMLFPGCILLKKVKFQAKLEHEFIHNFKVLQAAFKRMSVDKIIPVEKLVKGKFQDNFEFVQWFKKFFDANYDGKEYDPLLARQGQDVAPAPNPGPQRTSPTVPKNMPTPQRVQHNTPAMRKNPSLSRNGGSDAEIMELNQQLMELKLTVDGLEKERDFYFSKLRDIELICQEHESENNPILSKIIDILYATEEGFAPPEDDDLDEQAHLDQDEY; encoded by the exons ATGGCAGTGAATGTGTACGCCACATCCGTGTCCATTGACAACCTCAGCCGACATGACATGCTGGCGTGGGTCAACGATTCTTTGCATCTCACCTACACTAAGATTGAGCAGCTCTGTTCAG gagCGGCATATTGCCAGTTCATGGACATGTTGTTTCCAGGTTGCATCCTTCTGAAGAAGGTCAAATTTCAAGCCAAGCTGGAGCATGAATTTATACACAACTTCAAAGTTCTTCAGGCAGCTTTTAAAAGGATGAGTGTTGACAAA ATTATTCCTGTAGAAAAGCTCGTAAAAGGGAAGTTCCAGGACAACTTTGAATTCGTGCAGTGGTTCAAGAAGTTCTTTGACGCCAACTACGACGGGAAGGAGTACGACCCTTTACTAGCCAGACAGGGTCAGGACGTGGCCCCTGCCCCCAACCCAG GACCACAGAGGACATCTCCAACAGTTCCCAAAAACATGCCAACACCACAGCGGGTCCAACACAACACTCCAGCCATGAGGAAGAATCCCTCTTTGTCTCGAAACGGGGGCAGTGATGCTGAAATCATGGAGCTAAATCAACAG TTGATGGAGTTGAAGTTGACTGTAGATGGActagagaaggagagagacttCTACTTCAGCAAACTACGGGACATTGAGCTGATCTGCCAGGAGCACGAGAGTGAAAACAACCCCATCCTCAGCAAGATAATCGACATTCTCTACGCAACAGAG GAAGGTTTTGCACCTCCAGAGGATGATGACCTTGATGAACAAGCTCACCTGGATCAGGATGAATACTGA
- the mapre3a gene encoding microtubule-associated protein RP/EB family member 3a isoform X1, with protein MAVNVYATSVSIDNLSRHDMLAWVNDSLHLTYTKIEQLCSGAAYCQFMDMLFPGCILLKKVKFQAKLEHEFIHNFKVLQAAFKRMSVDKIIPVEKLVKGKFQDNFEFVQWFKKFFDANYDGKEYDPLLARQGQDVAPAPNPGDHFIHKPKRNPGPQRTSPTVPKNMPTPQRVQHNTPAMRKNPSLSRNGGSDAEIMELNQQLMELKLTVDGLEKERDFYFSKLRDIELICQEHESENNPILSKIIDILYATEEGFAPPEDDDLDEQAHLDQDEY; from the exons ATGGCAGTGAATGTGTACGCCACATCCGTGTCCATTGACAACCTCAGCCGACATGACATGCTGGCGTGGGTCAACGATTCTTTGCATCTCACCTACACTAAGATTGAGCAGCTCTGTTCAG gagCGGCATATTGCCAGTTCATGGACATGTTGTTTCCAGGTTGCATCCTTCTGAAGAAGGTCAAATTTCAAGCCAAGCTGGAGCATGAATTTATACACAACTTCAAAGTTCTTCAGGCAGCTTTTAAAAGGATGAGTGTTGACAAA ATTATTCCTGTAGAAAAGCTCGTAAAAGGGAAGTTCCAGGACAACTTTGAATTCGTGCAGTGGTTCAAGAAGTTCTTTGACGCCAACTACGACGGGAAGGAGTACGACCCTTTACTAGCCAGACAGGGTCAGGACGTGGCCCCTGCCCCCAACCCAGGTGATCACTTTATCCACAAACCAAAGAGAAACCCAG GACCACAGAGGACATCTCCAACAGTTCCCAAAAACATGCCAACACCACAGCGGGTCCAACACAACACTCCAGCCATGAGGAAGAATCCCTCTTTGTCTCGAAACGGGGGCAGTGATGCTGAAATCATGGAGCTAAATCAACAG TTGATGGAGTTGAAGTTGACTGTAGATGGActagagaaggagagagacttCTACTTCAGCAAACTACGGGACATTGAGCTGATCTGCCAGGAGCACGAGAGTGAAAACAACCCCATCCTCAGCAAGATAATCGACATTCTCTACGCAACAGAG GAAGGTTTTGCACCTCCAGAGGATGATGACCTTGATGAACAAGCTCACCTGGATCAGGATGAATACTGA